A section of the Bacillus sp. HSf4 genome encodes:
- a CDS encoding membrane protein, with protein MWRAGMKWMLLILGSLIGAGYASGQEIWQFFGDESGLAILLFTMMFSLSTYIVMRISYEEKSVHFLPVLEKLIGPLLAKVYDFLIILYLFTTTIVMIAGGGVTLQIFHIPFWAGVILFSLCAGLLFLWGIKGILSVNSYLIPVLVAGLLYVLISFQTAHHQPWLLNLNQQYNWPAGIAFASLNILSVVAVLSAVGKEIKGVGEARIASILSGLIFGAISYMYNETLVELAGELSHYEIPLFAVLEGAPFPIFLFMTAVLCVAIYTTTISSILGLSSRFLSVVNWPRWIMVFLLLFIMLPFTTFGFSNLIAFLYPIYGLLNLYLLVNILLYPLLSKWKT; from the coding sequence GTGTGGAGAGCCGGAATGAAGTGGATGCTTCTCATTTTAGGAAGCTTAATAGGCGCAGGATATGCATCCGGCCAGGAGATATGGCAGTTTTTTGGTGATGAAAGCGGACTGGCTATCCTCCTGTTCACGATGATGTTCAGCCTGTCGACTTATATTGTCATGAGGATCAGTTATGAAGAAAAATCGGTGCATTTTCTGCCCGTTCTGGAAAAATTGATCGGACCGCTCCTGGCGAAAGTATATGATTTTTTGATCATCCTCTACTTGTTCACGACGACGATTGTGATGATTGCCGGCGGGGGTGTCACACTGCAAATATTCCATATTCCGTTTTGGGCCGGTGTCATCTTATTTTCACTGTGTGCCGGATTGCTTTTTCTATGGGGAATCAAAGGGATTTTATCGGTCAACAGCTACTTGATTCCGGTTTTGGTTGCGGGGCTTTTGTACGTGCTGATTTCCTTTCAAACAGCTCACCACCAGCCATGGCTTCTCAACCTAAACCAGCAGTATAACTGGCCCGCCGGCATCGCGTTCGCTTCCCTCAACATTTTATCCGTCGTGGCCGTGTTATCTGCGGTCGGAAAAGAAATCAAAGGAGTCGGTGAGGCAAGGATTGCAAGCATTTTAAGCGGTTTGATCTTCGGTGCAATATCGTATATGTACAATGAGACGCTCGTGGAGCTCGCCGGTGAATTATCCCATTATGAAATCCCTTTATTTGCGGTTTTGGAGGGAGCTCCTTTCCCTATCTTTTTATTCATGACAGCGGTGCTGTGCGTGGCGATTTATACGACGACGATTTCAAGCATCCTCGGTCTTTCAAGCCGTTTTCTGTCAGTTGTGAACTGGCCGAGATGGATCATGGTTTTCCTTCTTCTTTTCATCATGCTGCCTTTTACAACGTTTGGATTTTCCAATTTAATCGCCTTTTTATATCCTATTTATGGATTGTTAAACCTATATCTATTAGTCAATATTTTACTTTATCCGTTGTTGAGTAAATGGAAGACATAA